The proteins below are encoded in one region of Drosophila santomea strain STO CAGO 1482 chromosome 2R, Prin_Dsan_1.1, whole genome shotgun sequence:
- the LOC120445611 gene encoding uncharacterized protein LOC120445611 translates to MSCICQFHDLGDIASRDLVAFPLPASDDMTVFNEVDKESSEHNASKVRFSASDLSDCRAENWLHKKKLREYEVTIENLEQLVTTIVEKQHQILSEMFYLRKENRELQSECHLQREYHSMERNALMRDLHDAQILCRSRNLGMGCRSTEHPDIASLTHGDSIIKSESSYGDFEEDDMIESHDGDQCQSGCGCNNNEDYDARENCAKPLAPSSGENSGRTSPSLSSSVTGDSESADDRFLNYRRINQSLISGSDSD, encoded by the exons ATGTCCTGTATATGCCAATTCCATGATCTTGGGGACATTGCCAGCAGAGACCTAGTAGCGTTTCCTTTGCCTGCAAGTGACGACATGACCGTTTTCAACGA GGTGGATAAAGAATCATCGGAGCATAATGCTTCTAAGGTTAGGTTCTCGGCCTCAGATCTATCCGACTGTCGTGCAGAAAACTGGCTCCATAAGAAAAAGTTACGGGAATACGAAGTTACAATTGAAAACCTGGAGCAGTTGGTGACTACTATAGTTGAGAAGCAGCACCAAATTTTGAGCGAAATGTTTTACTTACGCAAAGAAAACCGAGAGCTGCAATCCGAATGTCATCTTCAACGCGAGTATCACTCAATGGAAAGAAATGCCCTGATGAGGGATCTGCATGACGCTCAAATCTTGTGTAGAAGTCGAAATCTCGGCATG GGGTGTCGATCCACTGAACATCCAGACATCGCAAGCTTAACACATGGAGACTCGATCATAAAATCTGAATCATCTTATGGTGACTTTGAAGAGGACGACATGATTGAATCGCACGACGGTGATCAGTGCCAAAGCGGTTGCGGCTGCAATAATAATGAGGATTATGATGCCAGAGAGAATTGCGCAAAGCCTTTAGCACCTAGTTCAGGTGAAAATTCTGGTAGGACATCACCATCTTTATCAAGCTCAGTAACAGGGGACTCGGAATCGGCTGACGACAGATTTCTTAATTACAGAAGAATTAATCAAAGTCTTATTAGTGGTAGCGATTCGGACTAA
- the LOC120445594 gene encoding male-specific sperm protein Mst84Dc, with translation MCCGPCCGTCYYPCCSPCFSGRCFGPRCGFYSGPCGPCCGGGCCSSCGPSC, from the coding sequence ATGTGTTGCGGACCCTGCTGTGGAACTTGCTACTACCCTTGCTGTAGCCCCTGCTTTAGTGGCCGCTGTTTTGGACCACGGTGCGGATTTTATAGTGGACCATGTGGACCTTGCTGCGGGGGCGgatgctgcagcagctgcggaCCGTCGTGTTAA